The following proteins are co-located in the Triticum aestivum cultivar Chinese Spring chromosome 1A, IWGSC CS RefSeq v2.1, whole genome shotgun sequence genome:
- the LOC123180694 gene encoding ubiquitin C-terminal hydrolase 12-like, with protein MYCGSKASYNFDDKNMYSNKECLISLQELLKSSAFLVDDSCVFGVDILKIDVSSPEKKSVVVQKKATTVENLFVQKKGFIKGTYTWTMNNFLELESQQFVRSPTFEVGGHRWHIGMYPHGDKRSTDYLSMALCLDSSDELFIESRKVVQITLSILDQKSGKYFTRTTGLVPCICTEGWAWYNFLPLKKLKDMSRGYLIESKCVLKADLTIFGSSNDG; from the exons CTAGCTACAACTTCGATGACAAGAATATGTACTCGAACAAGGAATGCTTGATTTCTCTTCAGGAGTTACTGAAATCATCTGCTTTTCTAGTGGATGATAGCTGTGTCTTTGGTGTGGATATATTAAAAATTGATGTCTCTTCTCCTGAAAAGAAGTCCGTTGTGGTACAAAAGAAGGCTACCACAGTTGAGAACCTCTTTGTCCAGAAGAAGGGATTCATCAAAGGGACATACACTTGGACCATGAACAATTTCCTAGAATTGGAGTCTCAGCAATTTGTCCGCTCTCCTACATTTGaagttggtgggcatagatg GCACATCGGCATGTATCCGCATGGTGACAAGCGCAGCACTGATTACCTCAGCATGGCTTTGTGCCTGGACTCCTCGGATGAGCTCTTTATTGAGTCCAGAAAGGTGGTTCAAATAACTCTGTCCATCCTCGACCAAAAGAGTGGGAAATACTTCACGAGAACTACAG GTCTCGTGCCATGTATATGTACAGAAGGCTGGGCATGGTACAACTTCTTGCCACTCAAGAAACTCAAGGATATGTCCAGAGGGTATCTTATAGAATCAAAGTGTGTCCTCAAGGCAGATCTCACTATCTTTGGATCATCCAATGACGGCTAG